The following DNA comes from Triticum aestivum cultivar Chinese Spring chromosome 3D, IWGSC CS RefSeq v2.1, whole genome shotgun sequence.
AGGCCGTCACGCGGCACGGTGGCAGGGCGTCCGCCCCGCCGCGCGGCGCGGCGCCATCCCCACGCGCGTGCGCGGGTGACCACTCGCGCGCCGGGACAAAGCCACGTAAAGATAGCCAGCCGCGGGCACCGCACTGGGCCGGAGCACGTCCTGCGCTGCGTCCACGGCCCGTCTCCTTCCCCCACGCCTTTCGCGGCGACCGAGACGCCGCAaggcaaggcccccatgccgccgACGCGACGGACGGACGGGACGGCACGGAGGCGAGCACGCCGCGCCGCGCCAAGCCCGCCCGGCGGGACGTCTCGGAGCGGACAGAAAGCCAGACGCGCAGTGCACCGTCGACCGGGATAAACATAAAAGGCAGCGGATTTCGGTCGACGGCGACGCGCGGTGTCGCACACGCCTCGCCTTTCTCGAGTCGGAACAAAGCTCGGGCCGGGCGTGCGTGCAGAATCGGCCGGGAAAGCGCGGCCGCGTATCAGCCTTTCTCCGTCCTGCTCGTCCATGGTTTTCCCCGAATTCCACGGGATAGCAGCCTCGTGCTAAAGCTGCCCCGTCCGACACACCCCTCTTTTCTCAGCGACCTTGTGTTTACACAAGTCACACCCGTGCACTCTCGCTGTTCAGCCCAGACCAGTCGCATTACACACAAAAAGATGTGAAGTTCAAATGAAATGCTAGCAATTTACTTACTAGAAATATTTTACATGCATACTACTCGTACTAGCACCGCCAGATTATTGAATCTAGACGGCGGCCGAAAAGACAAGCTTTTGCCACATTAAGACAAGAGAAGAGAGCGCGCACGTTTCCTTAATCCGGCATCATGATACTAGTACCAACTAAGTAGTATTAAAAATGCTACTAGCATCTAGGCTAAGATTTGATTGAGTACGGCGATCGCCACTCCGGAGCCCGGACGGCCCGGCTCACGCGCCGTCGACGCCGTCCTTGGTGTCGGCCGCGCCGTCGGCCTTCGGCTCCGTCATGGACCTCAGCAGCGGCGACTCGGACCCTGCGGGTTGCAAGAAAGCACCGAGATGTTATCACCTATCGACCTGAATGTCGCAGGACGAGGGGACGGAAATGAGTGGGGCTTGTGGTACCTTTGGAGGCGTTGAAGGAGCGCTTGCAGTGCGCAATGGCGCCCTGGATGCCGTCCTGCAGCTGCAGCAGCGAGTCGTCGCGGCGCTGCGGCTGCGCGGGGGTCGGTGGTGTGGCCGACGGCGACGGTGCGGCCGCTACGGCGGAGGACGCGGACCGGCTCTTGCCGAGGCGCTTGCACGCCTGCTTCAGGCCGGCCGGGACGCTGGCGCGCGGAGCGCGCACGCCGCACGCGACGACGACGGGCTGTGGAAGAGGGGCTGGCGGGGCACGAGGCTGGGAGGGGGCGGGGGAAGGTGTCGCGGAAGGGGACGGCGAGGGTTCGGGCTCCGCGTCCGTCTCCTCGCCCTCGCTGGCGCCGGCGAACCGTAGGCGCTCGCCGTAGCGGCGGGAGACCTTGACGTACAGGGGCTTGATTTTGTTCAGGTACTTGAGCATAACCTCCTTGGCGAAACGCCGCTCCTCGGCGGTGATCGCCACCGCGTCGGAAGGCTGGGGTGCCTGCACCGCCGGCCtggccgcgccggcgccggcgccggcgtcggAGGTGCGAGAGCTGTTGTCACGCGTGAAGAGCGAGACAAACGGCGCGTCCTCCACCCGGAACTTGATCAGGAAACGGTTCGTCTTGGGCGCCATGGAATCGCCAGCGGCGCCGCCAGCACCACCGGCGTTGCCCTCCGCCGGGGCGGGGACCTTCGGCTTCCTCAGCTTAAGCAGCAGCACGCGGAACTTGGTCGCCGGACGGAGGAACGACGCCGCCGGGGCCTCTGCCGTCGCAGCAGGCTCCGTCTCCTTCCCGACGCCGTTCTCAGTCTCACTGGCCGGCGCCACCGGTTCGACGGCCACCACCTCGCCGCCGGACGCGGCGTCGCCGGCGACGGAGAAGTTGAACTCgaccctctcctcctccgcgtccgACGCGGCGCTCTCGTCGCCCGGCACCGCGAACTCGAGGTCGAAGAACGCCGCGTCGTCTTCCACCACGTCCCCGCCCCCACCACTTCCACCCCCTTCACCGCCGTCCTCACACGCCGACGCGGCTATGGCCGTGGCCGCCACGGCCGCGCGCTGGTTGCCGGCGACCGCTCCGCCGCGCAGGTACTTGAGGAGGCTGAACGATTCCATCACACCCAGAGAGCCCGAGCTCACTCACTCCACTCCCTCACTCCTCTTGATTGTCTCACTCTCGAGACTCAAATAAAAAGACTCTTTCGGCGAGGCTTTTGCCTTTCgggcaggaggaggaggacaaggtgGTGACGCCGCTGCCTCGCATCGATGGGGTAATAGATGAGCTCATGAGCAGCGGCAGGCGG
Coding sequences within:
- the LOC123077843 gene encoding probable membrane-associated kinase regulator 2 → MESFSLLKYLRGGAVAGNQRAAVAATAIAASACEDGGEGGGSGGGGDVVEDDAAFFDLEFAVPGDESAASDAEEERVEFNFSVAGDAASGGEVVAVEPVAPASETENGVGKETEPAATAEAPAASFLRPATKFRVLLLKLRKPKVPAPAEGNAGGAGGAAGDSMAPKTNRFLIKFRVEDAPFVSLFTRDNSSRTSDAGAGAGAARPAVQAPQPSDAVAITAEERRFAKEVMLKYLNKIKPLYVKVSRRYGERLRFAGASEGEETDAEPEPSPSPSATPSPAPSQPRAPPAPLPQPVVVACGVRAPRASVPAGLKQACKRLGKSRSASSAVAAAPSPSATPPTPAQPQRRDDSLLQLQDGIQGAIAHCKRSFNASKGSESPLLRSMTEPKADGAADTKDGVDGA